One segment of Thermococcus profundus DNA contains the following:
- a CDS encoding coiled-coil domain-containing protein, which translates to MSLKLEEAIRKYELLRKQREKELEELKDHYLKRVTEIIREILEALDELERKEPPKDVDPHLLSIALRERNAYVSALRRILGGINSLEELERRLGEISKLHVGHGRYLIALFKKDVYRVNRLLKELSEVYTEYTLKLREISLPDLKIVGIKREMDELRGRISQTERELKALVEYSKGLGSEKTSEKGELEPLEEKENELQVRIRTLQTEIRSKASKLQKPLKRMRIPEASPFLEDTSYSLRYPEEFLELLKMVYPSLDGKSKKSADWLIKNLPSKIEEINTLKEQLETVRREIESAKSASRRSEELALEVRRKISELEEELKKLRSHYRSIEGELAGEIKVLERILGERVERG; encoded by the coding sequence GTGAGCTTGAAGCTGGAAGAAGCGATCAGGAAGTACGAGTTGCTGAGAAAGCAACGTGAAAAAGAGCTTGAAGAGTTAAAAGACCATTATCTCAAGAGAGTCACGGAGATAATCCGAGAGATCCTTGAGGCGTTAGATGAGCTTGAAAGGAAGGAGCCCCCAAAGGACGTTGATCCTCACCTCCTCAGCATTGCTCTGAGGGAGAGGAACGCGTACGTTTCTGCACTCAGACGCATCCTCGGGGGGATAAACTCGCTTGAGGAGCTTGAGAGGCGGCTGGGGGAGATCTCCAAACTCCACGTTGGCCATGGTCGGTATCTGATAGCCCTCTTCAAAAAGGATGTCTACCGTGTAAACAGGCTTCTCAAGGAGCTAAGTGAGGTCTACACCGAATACACTCTCAAACTCCGGGAAATCTCACTTCCCGATCTAAAGATCGTGGGGATCAAGAGGGAAATGGACGAACTGAGGGGGAGGATCTCTCAGACCGAAAGGGAACTCAAAGCCCTAGTGGAGTACTCTAAGGGACTTGGATCAGAGAAAACTTCCGAAAAGGGGGAGCTGGAACCTTTGGAGGAGAAGGAAAATGAACTCCAGGTCAGGATCAGAACCCTCCAGACCGAGATAAGGTCGAAGGCCTCAAAGCTCCAGAAGCCCCTTAAGAGAATGCGCATTCCAGAGGCTTCTCCCTTCCTTGAGGACACGTCCTATTCCCTGCGGTATCCTGAGGAGTTCCTGGAACTCCTGAAAATGGTTTATCCCTCCCTTGATGGGAAGTCCAAAAAGTCCGCCGACTGGCTTATCAAGAACCTCCCATCCAAGATTGAGGAGATAAACACCCTGAAGGAGCAACTTGAGACCGTTAGGAGGGAGATTGAGTCTGCGAAATCGGCATCCAGGAGATCAGAGGAATTGGCTCTGGAAGTCAGAAGAAAGATCTCGGAGCTCGAAGAGGAGCTTAAGAAACTCCGCAGTCATTACCGTTCCATTGAGGGGGAGCTTGCAGGGGAGATAAAAGTTCTCGAAAGGATTTTGGGAGAGAGAGTTGAGCGGGGCTAA
- a CDS encoding deoxyribonuclease IV, translating to MLKVDRLRFGTAGIPLSTPKRSTIDGIKWVRELGLDAMELEFVRGVNMKPELAKKVKYVAKKNDVLLTAHAPYYINLNAKEKEKVEASKRRIIQSAERLYEAGGWSVVFHAGYYLKQPPESVYQRILNELKEIQKELMDRGVKVWVRPELTGKPTQFGDLKEIVKLSEELEMVLPTIDFAHAHARNKGECNSTEEWREMLSYMEDHLGREALDNMHIHMSGINYGPKGEKNHLPLRESDMNWEDLLKVLKEFKVKGVVISESPNIEEDALLMKKKYEEIEA from the coding sequence ATGCTGAAGGTTGACCGCCTGCGCTTCGGAACCGCGGGGATACCTCTCTCAACGCCGAAACGCTCAACCATAGACGGGATAAAATGGGTGAGGGAGCTTGGATTGGACGCCATGGAGCTTGAGTTCGTTCGCGGGGTCAATATGAAGCCGGAACTGGCTAAGAAGGTAAAGTACGTTGCCAAGAAGAACGACGTTCTCCTAACCGCCCACGCTCCGTACTACATCAACCTCAACGCCAAGGAGAAGGAGAAGGTGGAGGCAAGCAAGAGAAGGATAATCCAGAGCGCGGAGCGTCTGTATGAAGCAGGGGGGTGGAGCGTCGTATTCCACGCGGGCTACTATCTCAAACAGCCGCCCGAAAGCGTCTACCAGAGGATTTTGAACGAGCTGAAGGAGATACAAAAAGAGCTCATGGACAGGGGAGTTAAAGTTTGGGTGAGGCCTGAACTGACCGGAAAGCCCACCCAGTTCGGAGATTTAAAGGAGATAGTGAAGCTCAGCGAGGAGCTTGAGATGGTTCTTCCAACGATAGACTTTGCCCACGCACACGCGAGAAACAAGGGGGAGTGCAACAGCACCGAGGAGTGGCGCGAGATGCTCTCATACATGGAGGATCACCTCGGAAGGGAAGCTTTGGACAACATGCACATCCACATGAGCGGCATAAACTACGGGCCCAAGGGAGAGAAGAACCACCTGCCGCTCCGGGAGAGCGATATGAACTGGGAGGATTTACTTAAGGTCCTGAAGGAGTTTAAAGTTAAAGGCGTAGTGATAAGCGAGAGCCCCAACATCGAGGAGGACGCCCTGCTGATGAAGAAGAAGTACGAGGAGATAGAAGCTTAA
- a CDS encoding DmpA family aminopeptidase — MKAPDLGIRIGLHEHGRMNSIADLGVKVGHRTLIEGDDVRTGVTVLLPPVKNPFKEKLFAFTFVMNGFSKPIGFIQVDELGYIETPIALTNTLGVYTVANAVVRHMIDLNPDLKSVSPVVMECNDSYLNDIRKLAVKEEHYFEAVKNASLDFKEGAVGAGTGMSAFEFKGGIGSSSRVVEIGGEEYTVASLVLANFGRREDLTIAGVPVGELLKDYPGRGTSGKGSISMVVATDAPLTARQLKRVAKRAVVGLARTGGYAYHGSGDVVLAFSTAQTVPIGKEPELVSFLPDNALSFLFRATAEATEEAIINALLQAETVEGNGHVRYALPVEKVVEILEKYGRIERN, encoded by the coding sequence ATGAAGGCTCCCGACCTTGGTATAAGGATTGGTCTCCATGAGCATGGAAGGATGAACTCCATAGCAGATCTCGGTGTTAAAGTTGGGCACAGAACGCTCATTGAGGGAGACGATGTTAGAACGGGCGTTACCGTGCTTCTGCCTCCGGTGAAGAACCCATTTAAGGAGAAACTCTTCGCCTTTACCTTCGTCATGAACGGCTTCTCAAAGCCGATAGGTTTCATTCAGGTTGACGAACTCGGCTACATCGAAACGCCGATAGCGTTAACCAATACGCTGGGTGTTTACACCGTGGCTAACGCCGTCGTCAGGCACATGATTGACCTTAACCCCGACCTGAAGAGCGTCTCGCCAGTCGTTATGGAGTGCAACGATTCCTACCTCAACGACATCAGGAAGCTGGCAGTTAAGGAGGAACACTACTTCGAGGCCGTTAAGAATGCATCACTCGACTTTAAGGAGGGTGCCGTTGGAGCCGGAACCGGGATGAGCGCCTTCGAGTTCAAAGGCGGCATAGGCTCCTCCTCAAGGGTCGTTGAAATAGGTGGGGAGGAGTACACGGTCGCTTCCCTTGTCCTGGCAAACTTCGGAAGGCGGGAAGACCTGACGATAGCTGGAGTCCCTGTGGGAGAACTCCTGAAGGATTATCCTGGCAGGGGCACCTCCGGTAAGGGCAGCATCTCAATGGTAGTTGCTACCGACGCTCCCCTTACTGCCAGGCAGTTGAAGAGAGTTGCCAAAAGGGCCGTTGTTGGGCTCGCCAGAACCGGTGGCTACGCCTACCACGGGAGCGGGGATGTGGTTCTGGCGTTCTCGACAGCTCAAACTGTCCCTATTGGTAAGGAGCCAGAGTTAGTGAGCTTTCTGCCGGACAACGCCCTTAGCTTCCTGTTCAGGGCCACTGCTGAAGCTACGGAGGAGGCGATAATAAACGCTCTCCTTCAGGCAGAAACCGTTGAGGGAAACGGGCACGTGAGGTACGCACTGCCGGTTGAGAAAGTAGTTGAGATTCTGGAGAAATACGGGAGGATAGAAAGGAATTAA
- the hydB gene encoding NADPH-dependent hydrogenase/sulfhydrogenase 1 subunit beta: MRYVKLPKENTYVFLERLKEWGKLYAPVKISEKFYDFREVDDVKKVEFNYNRTVMPPKKFFFKPREKLFEFNIRNAEYKEVIEEVEPFVIFGVHACDIFGLKILDTIYLDELPDKYYKVRREKGIIIGISCMPDEYCFCNLRETDFADDGFDLFLHELPDGWLVRVGTPTGHRIVDKNIKLFEEVTTRDICNFREFENRRAQAFKYHEDWSNLRYLLELEMEHPMWDEQSELCLACGNCNTTCPTCRCYEVQDIVNLDGETGYRERRWDSCQLRSHGLVAGGHNFRATKKSRFMNRYLCKNSYNEKLGLSYCVGCGRCTYFCPAGISFVKNLRTIMGLEEKSCPSEVSEEIPKRGFAYATGIRGDDV; this comes from the coding sequence TTGAGGTACGTTAAGCTTCCGAAGGAGAACACCTATGTCTTCCTCGAAAGACTTAAGGAGTGGGGCAAGCTCTACGCCCCAGTTAAGATCTCCGAGAAATTCTACGATTTCAGGGAAGTTGACGACGTCAAGAAGGTCGAGTTCAATTACAACAGAACGGTAATGCCACCGAAGAAGTTCTTCTTCAAGCCTAGGGAGAAGCTCTTTGAGTTCAACATCAGGAACGCCGAGTATAAGGAAGTCATCGAGGAAGTTGAGCCCTTCGTGATCTTTGGAGTCCACGCCTGCGACATCTTTGGCCTGAAGATACTCGACACGATCTACCTCGACGAACTTCCGGACAAGTACTACAAAGTTCGCAGGGAGAAGGGCATAATAATCGGCATAAGCTGCATGCCCGATGAATACTGCTTCTGCAACCTCCGCGAGACAGATTTTGCGGATGACGGCTTTGACCTCTTCCTCCACGAGCTTCCTGATGGATGGCTCGTTCGCGTGGGAACCCCAACAGGCCACAGGATAGTCGACAAGAACATCAAGCTCTTCGAGGAAGTTACCACCCGTGACATCTGCAACTTCCGCGAATTTGAGAACAGGCGCGCTCAGGCTTTCAAGTACCACGAGGACTGGAGCAACCTGCGCTACCTGCTTGAGCTCGAGATGGAGCACCCGATGTGGGACGAGCAGAGTGAGCTCTGCCTCGCCTGCGGCAACTGCAACACCACCTGTCCGACATGCAGATGCTACGAGGTACAGGATATAGTCAACCTCGACGGGGAAACCGGCTACCGCGAGAGGCGCTGGGACTCCTGCCAGCTCAGGAGCCATGGACTTGTGGCTGGCGGCCACAACTTCAGGGCCACCAAGAAGAGCCGCTTCATGAACCGCTACCTCTGCAAGAACTCCTATAACGAGAAGCTCGGCCTCAGCTACTGCGTTGGCTGTGGAAGGTGCACCTACTTCTGTCCAGCTGGCATAAGCTTCGTCAAAAACCTGCGCACGATCATGGGGCTTGAGGAGAAGTCCTGCCCGTCCGAGGTAAGCGAGGAGATTCCGAAGAGGGGCTTCGCATACGCGACCGGGATAAGGGGTGATGACGTATGA
- the hydG gene encoding NADPH-dependent hydrogenase/sulfhydrogenase 1 subunit gamma gives MSESLNLPKEIMMPEENPYALHRAKVLKVYQLTETEKLFLFRFEDPDLAENWTFRPGQFVQLTIPGVGEVPISICSSAMRKGFFELCIRKAGRVTTVVHRLKPGDTVLVRGPYGNGFPVDEWEGMDLLLIAAGLGTAPLRSVFLYAMDNRWKYGNITFINTARYGKDLLFYKELEAMKDLAEAENVKIIQSVTRDPEWPGLHGRPQNFIVEANTNPKKTAVAICGPPRMYKSVFESLINYGYRPENIFVTLERKMKCGIGKCGHCVVGTSTSLKYVCKDGPVFGYFDIISTPGLLD, from the coding sequence ATGAGCGAGAGCCTTAACCTTCCAAAAGAGATAATGATGCCCGAGGAGAACCCCTACGCACTCCACAGGGCCAAAGTCCTCAAGGTCTATCAGCTCACCGAGACCGAAAAGCTCTTCCTGTTCCGCTTCGAGGATCCCGACTTGGCGGAGAACTGGACGTTCAGGCCCGGACAGTTCGTCCAGCTCACCATCCCCGGCGTCGGCGAGGTTCCGATAAGCATATGCTCCTCCGCCATGAGGAAGGGCTTTTTCGAGCTCTGTATCAGGAAAGCCGGAAGGGTGACCACCGTAGTTCACCGCCTTAAACCCGGAGACACCGTCCTCGTCCGCGGCCCCTACGGAAACGGCTTCCCCGTTGATGAGTGGGAGGGAATGGACCTGCTCCTCATCGCCGCTGGTTTGGGAACGGCACCTCTGAGGAGCGTCTTCCTCTACGCCATGGACAACCGCTGGAAGTACGGCAACATAACCTTCATCAACACTGCCAGGTATGGCAAAGATCTCCTCTTCTACAAGGAACTCGAAGCCATGAAAGACCTCGCCGAGGCTGAGAACGTCAAGATAATCCAGAGCGTCACGCGCGACCCGGAGTGGCCGGGTCTCCACGGAAGGCCCCAGAACTTCATAGTCGAGGCAAACACCAACCCGAAGAAGACCGCGGTGGCCATCTGCGGCCCGCCGAGGATGTACAAGTCCGTCTTCGAGTCCCTCATCAACTACGGTTACAGGCCCGAGAACATATTCGTGACGCTGGAGAGGAAGATGAAGTGCGGAATAGGTAAGTGCGGCCACTGTGTTGTTGGGACGAGCACGAGTCTCAAGTACGTCTGCAAAGACGGGCCCGTCTTCGGATACTTCGACATAATATCAACGCCCGGCCTGCTTGACTGA
- the hydD gene encoding NADPH-dependent hydrogenase/sulfhydrogenase 1 subunit delta, protein MMGEKIRIGFYALTSCYGCQLQFAMMDEILQLIPNVEVACWFMLERDSYEDEPVDIALIEGSVSTEEEIELVKKIRENARVVVAVGSCAVQGGVQSWEKDKPLEELWERVYGDAKVKFKPKMAEPVENYIKVDYKVYGCPPEKRDLLYTLGTLLIGSWPEDIDYPVCVECRLRGNTCVLLEKGEPCLGPITRAGCDARCPAYGIACIGCRGAIDYDVAWFDSLARVFKEKGLTKEDILERMRMFNAHNPKLEEMVNKIFGGVKE, encoded by the coding sequence ATGATGGGAGAGAAGATAAGGATCGGGTTTTACGCTCTAACGTCATGCTACGGCTGTCAGCTCCAGTTCGCCATGATGGACGAGATACTCCAGCTCATCCCGAACGTGGAGGTAGCCTGCTGGTTCATGCTGGAGAGGGACTCCTACGAGGACGAGCCGGTTGATATAGCCCTCATCGAGGGGAGCGTTTCAACCGAGGAAGAGATCGAACTCGTCAAGAAAATCCGCGAGAACGCCAGGGTCGTGGTTGCCGTTGGCTCCTGCGCCGTTCAGGGAGGCGTCCAGAGCTGGGAGAAGGACAAACCGCTGGAAGAACTGTGGGAGAGGGTCTACGGTGATGCGAAGGTCAAGTTCAAGCCAAAGATGGCCGAGCCGGTGGAGAACTACATCAAAGTTGACTACAAGGTCTACGGCTGTCCGCCGGAGAAGAGGGATCTCCTCTACACACTCGGAACGCTCCTCATAGGCTCGTGGCCCGAGGACATTGATTACCCGGTCTGCGTTGAGTGCAGGCTTAGGGGAAACACCTGCGTACTCCTCGAGAAGGGCGAGCCCTGCCTCGGCCCGATAACGAGGGCCGGCTGTGACGCGAGGTGTCCAGCATATGGAATAGCCTGTATCGGGTGCAGGGGAGCGATAGACTACGATGTAGCATGGTTCGACTCCCTCGCCAGGGTCTTCAAGGAGAAGGGGCTGACCAAGGAGGATATCCTGGAGAGGATGAGGATGTTCAACGCGCACAACCCGAAGCTCGAGGAGATGGTTAACAAGATATTCGGGGGGGTGAAGGAATGA
- the hydA gene encoding NADPH-dependent hydrogenase/sulfhydrogenase 1 subunit alpha → MKNVYLPITVDHIARVEGKGGVEIIVGDGGVKEVKLNIIEGPRFFEAITLGKKLDEALSVYPRICSFCSAAHKLTAVEAAEKAVGFTPREEIQALREVLYIGDMIESHALHLYLLVLPDYMGYSGPLHMIDEYKREIRIALDLKNLGSWMMDELGSRAIHQENAVLGGFGKLPDKSVIEKMKEKLKEALPKAEYTFELFTKLEQYEEVEGPIIHIAVKPRDEAYGIYGDYLKASDGVEFPSEEYREHIKEFVVEHSFAKHSVYREKPFMVGAISRLVNNSDLLYGRAKDLYEGHKDLLRDTNPFANNLAQALELVYFIERAIDLIDEALAKWPIRPRDTVEIRDGFGVSTTEAPRGVLVYALKVENGRVSYADIITPTAFNLAMMEEHVRMMAEKHYSDDPERLKYLTEMVVRAYDPCISCSVHVARL, encoded by the coding sequence ATGAAGAACGTTTATCTCCCGATCACAGTCGACCACATAGCGAGGGTCGAGGGAAAGGGGGGCGTTGAGATCATCGTCGGCGACGGTGGAGTGAAGGAGGTCAAGCTCAACATTATCGAGGGGCCGAGGTTTTTCGAGGCCATAACCCTCGGCAAGAAACTCGACGAAGCCCTGTCTGTTTACCCGAGGATATGTTCCTTCTGCTCTGCCGCACACAAGCTCACTGCCGTTGAGGCGGCAGAGAAAGCAGTTGGCTTCACTCCGCGCGAGGAAATCCAGGCCCTCAGGGAAGTTCTCTACATAGGCGACATGATAGAGAGCCATGCCCTCCACCTCTACCTCCTCGTCCTTCCCGACTACATGGGCTACTCCGGGCCGCTCCACATGATAGACGAGTACAAGAGGGAGATACGCATAGCTCTCGACCTCAAGAACCTTGGGAGCTGGATGATGGACGAGCTTGGCTCAAGGGCCATCCATCAGGAGAACGCGGTTTTGGGAGGCTTTGGAAAGCTCCCGGACAAGAGTGTGATTGAGAAGATGAAAGAAAAACTGAAAGAGGCCCTTCCAAAGGCAGAGTACACCTTCGAGCTCTTCACAAAGCTTGAGCAGTACGAGGAAGTCGAGGGGCCGATTATACACATTGCCGTCAAACCGAGGGATGAAGCTTATGGCATCTACGGCGACTACCTCAAGGCCTCGGATGGTGTGGAGTTCCCGAGCGAGGAGTACAGGGAGCACATAAAGGAGTTCGTCGTCGAGCACAGCTTCGCCAAGCACAGCGTCTATAGAGAAAAGCCCTTCATGGTGGGAGCGATATCGCGCCTTGTTAACAACTCAGATCTCCTCTACGGAAGGGCAAAGGACCTCTACGAGGGTCACAAAGATCTCCTGAGGGATACCAACCCCTTCGCCAACAACCTCGCTCAGGCCCTTGAGCTCGTCTACTTCATAGAGAGGGCGATAGACCTCATCGATGAGGCACTCGCGAAATGGCCGATAAGGCCGAGGGATACAGTTGAGATACGGGACGGGTTCGGCGTCTCGACTACCGAAGCCCCGCGTGGAGTGCTCGTTTACGCGCTCAAGGTCGAGAACGGAAGGGTTTCCTACGCGGACATAATCACACCGACGGCCTTCAACCTAGCCATGATGGAGGAGCACGTGAGAATGATGGCTGAGAAGCACTACAGCGACGACCCGGAGAGGCTTAAGTACCTCACGGAGATGGTAGTTAGAGCATACGATCCGTGCATCTCCTGTTCGGTTCACGTGGCGAGGCTTTAG
- a CDS encoding PIN domain-containing protein, with protein MRHTLVDTSVLVEYLKGNERAERLLSELFNGENILYINSVVFSEVVYVMMGIIQEDPQGA; from the coding sequence ATGAGGCACACGTTGGTAGACACCTCCGTTCTGGTTGAATACTTGAAGGGCAACGAGCGTGCTGAGAGGCTCCTTTCAGAGCTGTTTAATGGAGAGAACATCCTCTACATAAACTCAGTAGTCTTTAGTGAAGTAGTCTACGTGATGATGGGCATTATTCAGGAAGATCCCCAAGGAGCATAA
- a CDS encoding hydrogenase maturation protease, producing MRALILALGNELMKDDGVGLKAGRILAEKGYNVLEVGTDIFRLASHYRGEERLIIIDAILSDKLRPGEVVHFSGEEVFEKLKAEIRSAHFMGAIDGLKLLMALDERLKGVEIHFIGVVAKDIDLGMELSDEVDGAVPKVVEMVERLAK from the coding sequence ATGAGAGCCCTGATCCTAGCCCTCGGAAACGAGCTGATGAAGGACGACGGGGTTGGTCTCAAAGCCGGCAGAATCCTCGCGGAGAAGGGATACAACGTCCTTGAGGTTGGAACGGACATATTCCGCCTGGCCAGCCACTACCGGGGAGAGGAGAGGCTCATAATCATAGACGCCATACTGAGCGACAAGCTGAGGCCAGGTGAGGTAGTCCACTTCTCAGGGGAAGAAGTCTTCGAGAAGCTGAAGGCTGAAATCCGGAGCGCCCACTTCATGGGCGCGATAGACGGCCTCAAACTCCTCATGGCGCTCGATGAGAGGCTGAAAGGGGTGGAAATCCACTTTATAGGTGTTGTGGCCAAGGACATAGATCTTGGAATGGAGCTGAGCGATGAGGTGGATGGAGCAGTCCCGAAGGTCGTCGAGATGGTTGAAAGACTTGCCAAATAG
- a CDS encoding NAD(P)-binding protein, whose protein sequence is MVKIILNGKETEVPDGKPLIEFLREIGEHVPGFCYSEELDPYGSCRLCLVSTPRGVTTSCTLKPMEGLSVETLSKEVISMRKTALELILSDHYGDCIGPCQDACPAHSDVQGYLALIAMGKYHEAVKLMKEKYILPAVLGRVCPAFCEEACRRNLVDEPLAIRQLKRFAADYDLEHGPWMPEIPPSTGKRVAVVGGGPAGLACAYYLRTMGHEVTIIEAMPKLGGMMRYGIPPYRLPRDVLDRDIATVIGTGIEVKTNTALGRDVTLEELREEYDAVFLGVGAWRSRRMGIPGEELGGVMHGIEFLRRVNTGEKVELGERVIVVGGGNTAMDVARTALRLGAKVTVVYRRSRAEMPANPREVEEAIEEGVEFLFLTNPVRILGDGKVEEVELIKMHLGEPDASDRRRPIPIEGSEFRVKADNVILAIGQYCDEDFLRGLGIEAKRGRAVVDEVTLQTSIPGVFAGGDLVLGPSTVIESIATGRRAALMIDLYLKGKLEKAREVLLEPEKHIEKVLADDDLYRVLFDLRPYNHWKKVTEKDYEGVERKPRARVELLDPEIRKGNFEEVEPSLTEEQVLEEAKRCMSCGCMEVFRCKLREYATLYNAEQDTFGGEQNKFEIDESHSFVVLDNNKCVLCGQCVRFTHDVAGEGVLDYLFRGFKTRISPPLGETLGDVEGLFIGETIDVCPVGAITERLPFVKPGPWKTTPIKTVCNGCSFACEMNIEVYDGMLVRASRAEDSWNKHLCDLCRFARPWAEDLIQPLLNGKSVSWEEAKRFMEENDYALILTPELTNEEITFFKEFAEKRGIPIGSTVEGGLSTATLEEVRKARRVLLKADPEKYPLLKILLKGKEMVEEGYDVAILEGPAEPLDVPTLILHEGVNAAGLIKAGVTGIPESRAYVVVGRAEKELRGDVLVLPAGLWAAKEGTVTNAFGMELKVKKAVEEESTITGLFS, encoded by the coding sequence ATGGTCAAGATTATCCTCAACGGTAAGGAAACGGAGGTTCCCGATGGAAAGCCCCTCATAGAGTTTCTCAGGGAAATTGGGGAGCACGTTCCGGGCTTCTGCTACAGCGAGGAGCTCGACCCCTACGGCTCCTGTAGGCTTTGCCTTGTTAGCACGCCGAGGGGAGTAACGACATCCTGTACCCTCAAACCGATGGAAGGGCTTTCCGTCGAGACCTTGAGCAAAGAAGTTATCTCGATGAGGAAGACTGCCCTTGAACTGATCCTCTCAGACCACTACGGCGACTGTATAGGGCCGTGCCAGGACGCGTGTCCCGCCCACAGCGACGTTCAGGGGTACCTTGCGTTGATAGCGATGGGCAAGTACCACGAGGCTGTGAAGCTGATGAAGGAGAAGTACATTCTCCCGGCGGTTCTCGGGAGGGTCTGCCCTGCCTTCTGTGAGGAGGCCTGCAGGAGGAACCTAGTTGACGAGCCTTTAGCGATAAGACAGCTCAAGCGCTTTGCCGCTGATTACGACCTTGAGCACGGCCCGTGGATGCCCGAGATTCCCCCTTCGACCGGAAAGAGGGTAGCAGTGGTTGGCGGTGGGCCAGCTGGCCTTGCCTGTGCCTACTACCTTCGCACTATGGGCCACGAGGTAACGATAATCGAGGCCATGCCGAAGCTGGGCGGCATGATGCGCTACGGAATCCCGCCCTATAGGCTCCCGAGGGACGTCCTCGACAGGGACATAGCGACCGTCATCGGCACTGGCATTGAAGTGAAGACTAACACCGCCCTCGGGAGGGACGTTACCCTTGAGGAGCTCCGTGAGGAGTACGATGCCGTCTTCCTCGGCGTCGGGGCCTGGAGGAGCAGGAGGATGGGCATTCCAGGAGAGGAGCTTGGTGGAGTGATGCACGGCATAGAGTTCCTCAGGAGGGTCAACACCGGCGAGAAGGTTGAGCTCGGCGAGCGCGTTATAGTAGTCGGCGGCGGGAACACTGCCATGGACGTCGCGAGGACGGCTTTGAGGCTTGGAGCTAAGGTTACCGTCGTCTACCGCCGCTCCAGGGCGGAGATGCCGGCCAACCCGAGGGAAGTTGAGGAGGCAATCGAGGAGGGCGTCGAGTTCCTCTTCCTCACGAACCCGGTCAGAATACTCGGAGACGGCAAAGTTGAGGAAGTCGAGCTAATAAAAATGCACCTCGGAGAGCCGGACGCAAGCGACAGGAGGAGGCCGATACCGATAGAGGGTTCAGAGTTCCGCGTTAAGGCCGACAACGTCATCCTGGCGATAGGCCAGTACTGCGACGAGGACTTCCTCAGGGGTCTCGGCATAGAGGCGAAGCGCGGGAGGGCCGTTGTTGATGAGGTAACCCTTCAGACTAGCATTCCGGGTGTCTTCGCCGGCGGAGACCTCGTCCTCGGGCCTTCAACGGTCATAGAGAGCATCGCCACGGGGAGAAGAGCCGCTTTGATGATAGACCTCTACCTCAAGGGCAAGCTTGAGAAGGCTAGGGAAGTTCTGCTTGAGCCCGAGAAGCACATCGAGAAAGTTCTGGCCGACGATGACCTTTACCGCGTGCTCTTCGACCTGAGGCCCTACAACCACTGGAAGAAGGTCACGGAGAAGGACTACGAGGGCGTTGAGAGAAAACCGAGGGCGAGGGTGGAGCTCCTCGATCCCGAAATCAGGAAGGGGAACTTCGAGGAGGTCGAGCCTTCCCTAACTGAGGAGCAGGTTCTTGAAGAGGCCAAGAGGTGCATGAGCTGCGGCTGTATGGAGGTCTTCAGGTGCAAGCTGAGGGAGTATGCCACGCTCTACAACGCGGAGCAGGATACTTTCGGGGGTGAGCAGAACAAGTTTGAGATCGACGAGAGCCACTCGTTCGTTGTCCTCGACAACAACAAGTGCGTCCTCTGCGGCCAGTGCGTTCGCTTTACCCACGACGTTGCCGGTGAGGGAGTCCTCGACTACCTCTTCCGCGGCTTCAAGACGAGGATTTCGCCGCCCCTCGGCGAGACGCTGGGGGACGTTGAAGGGCTCTTTATCGGTGAGACCATAGACGTCTGTCCCGTTGGAGCGATAACGGAGAGGTTGCCTTTCGTCAAGCCCGGCCCGTGGAAGACCACCCCCATCAAAACCGTCTGCAACGGCTGTTCCTTCGCCTGCGAGATGAACATAGAGGTCTACGACGGCATGCTCGTTAGGGCTTCGAGGGCAGAGGATAGCTGGAACAAACACCTCTGCGACCTCTGCCGCTTCGCCAGACCCTGGGCAGAGGATTTAATCCAGCCACTCCTCAACGGAAAGTCCGTGAGCTGGGAGGAAGCCAAGAGGTTCATGGAGGAGAACGACTACGCACTCATCCTTACGCCGGAACTGACAAATGAGGAGATAACCTTCTTCAAGGAGTTCGCTGAGAAGCGTGGCATTCCTATAGGTTCAACAGTTGAGGGCGGGCTCTCAACGGCCACCCTTGAGGAGGTCAGAAAGGCAAGGCGCGTCCTCCTGAAGGCAGACCCCGAAAAGTACCCGCTCCTCAAAATACTCCTGAAGGGCAAGGAGATGGTTGAGGAGGGCTACGATGTCGCGATACTTGAGGGGCCGGCTGAGCCGCTCGACGTCCCGACGCTGATCCTCCACGAGGGAGTGAACGCCGCCGGACTCATCAAGGCGGGTGTAACGGGAATTCCGGAGAGCAGGGCCTACGTCGTGGTTGGAAGGGCCGAGAAGGAGCTGAGGGGAGACGTCCTGGTCCTTCCCGCAGGCCTCTGGGCCGCCAAGGAGGGCACCGTTACTAACGCCTTCGGAATGGAGCTGAAGGTGAAAAAGGCCGTGGAGGAGGAGAGCACGATCACTGGGCTCTTCTCCTGA